The genomic window CTTGCGGTGCATGCCTGCGGGGAAGCGGGCGAGCATGTCCAGTGCGGTGTTTCCATCATCATTCATTTCCCTTTCAGGTCGCTTGAGGTGACGCTGCTCCGCCAGTTTGTGGGCGATGGCGACGCCATGCATCTACGCAGGGTCCGAAACGCTGTCCCCGTCCAAACGGAGGTCACGGGATGAGCGCAGCCACTGCCGTGTCCTGCCGCGCACTGATGATCACTGCCCCGGCTTCGGGCCAAGGCAAGACCACGGTCACCGCCGCGCTGGCGCACTGGCACCGCAGCCGAGGCCGCCGCGTGCGGGTGTTTAAAACCGGCCCAGACTTTCTCGACCCCATGGTGCTGGAGTGCGCCAGCGGCGCGCCAGTGCAGCAGCTCGACCTGTGGATGGGTGGCGAAGCGCACTGCGCTGAATTGCTCTACGACGCCGCCATTCAGGCCGATCTAATTCTGGTCGAAGGCGTGATGGGTTTGCATGACGGGACGCCGTCGAGTGCCGATCTCGCATTGCGTTTCGGCCTGCCGCTGTTGGCCGTGATCGATGCCTCGGCGATGGCGCAAACCTTCGGTGCCGTGGCGCACGGGCTCGCCACTTACAGAGCCGGCCTGCAACTGACCGGCGTGCTGGCCAACCGAGTCGGCAGCTCGAGCCATGCGCAGATGTTGCGGGAAAGCTTGCCTGCCGGCATGACTTGGTATGGCACGCTGCCGCGTGGCGGAAACTACGGTTTGCCCGCGCGTCACTTAGGGCTGGTGCAGGCTGCAGAAGTCGGTGACATGGCCGAGCGGATTGCAGCTGCCGCACGGGCGCTCGGCGAGAACGGGGAGTTGCCCATCCCGCCGGTTGTTCAATTCGAGGCACCGCTCGCCTCGGACAATCTAGCGCTGCCGGCACTGCTGAGCGGCACCACCATTGCCATTGCGCGAGACGCTGCCTTTTCATTTCTATACCCCGCTAATCTCGATACCCTGCGTGCCTTGGGCGCACGGCTGTGCTTCTTCTCGCCGTTAGCCAACGAGCCGGTGCCGACTGCAGCTCAAGCGCTGTACCTGCCCGGCGGTTATCCGGAATTGCACTTGCAGGCATTGGCGAACAACACCGTCACGCGCCAATCCGTCCATGCACACCACGCTGCTGGCCGGCCCCTGGTCGCAGAGTGCGGCGGCATGCTGGCACTGCTGGAGACGCTCAGCGACAAGGCAGGCCACAGCTCGCCGATGATGGGCCTGCTGCCCGGCCAGGGCGTCATGACCGATAGGCTCGTCAACCTCGGCATGCACAGCCTGATGCTGCCTCAAGGCCAGGTGCGTGGCCATACCTTCCACCATGGACGCATTGCGACAACGTTGCCGGCCACGCTGCACACCGTGGCTCAGCGCCAGCAGGGTCGGGCCGAAGCCGTGTTCCACCAAGGCCGCTTGTTCGCTTCGTTCATGCACCTGTACTTTCCGAGCAACCCACTGGCCATCGCCGCGATGTTCAAGCCATGACCTTGTCCGCAATGTCCACCGAGCGAGCACTGCAGCCCTTGCCCGACACCCAACCACCACAGGGTGCGTCGCACGGCCGCGTCACCGTG from Variovorax sp. PAMC28562 includes these protein-coding regions:
- a CDS encoding cobyrinate a,c-diamide synthase; this encodes MSAATAVSCRALMITAPASGQGKTTVTAALAHWHRSRGRRVRVFKTGPDFLDPMVLECASGAPVQQLDLWMGGEAHCAELLYDAAIQADLILVEGVMGLHDGTPSSADLALRFGLPLLAVIDASAMAQTFGAVAHGLATYRAGLQLTGVLANRVGSSSHAQMLRESLPAGMTWYGTLPRGGNYGLPARHLGLVQAAEVGDMAERIAAAARALGENGELPIPPVVQFEAPLASDNLALPALLSGTTIAIARDAAFSFLYPANLDTLRALGARLCFFSPLANEPVPTAAQALYLPGGYPELHLQALANNTVTRQSVHAHHAAGRPLVAECGGMLALLETLSDKAGHSSPMMGLLPGQGVMTDRLVNLGMHSLMLPQGQVRGHTFHHGRIATTLPATLHTVAQRQQGRAEAVFHQGRLFASFMHLYFPSNPLAIAAMFKP